The Episyrphus balteatus chromosome 4, idEpiBalt1.1, whole genome shotgun sequence genome includes a window with the following:
- the LOC129919764 gene encoding protein TANC2 isoform X3, which yields MSLKDKLFQNTWGSNKTTGRRSGNLQSIRRLLEHETSGAVCPSCRISFDKGKRRKLIDTCGHERCYSCMFRNDQCPMCMNSSLKDVDCSNTQGYDTGIGGSTSTIVSPLGSPQPQLRSQLRTNAAALSKYMQNRQESISPDFRYASVGKLPKSLSSTNGGTIATTLPTPTTTQQASTTATTTSSSGNDNNNSFGEIANATAAAFATPPPTRRRFFNHKNLRSALTGGHRRTASNGCPIDTSSILSGGVGDGLNSPSVSNGKQQNEEELRTRLGLLLDTGKSSSSTNISPDSQTLTESSEYTETNNRFKSKDYNKTFGSQFSVAAKDEVGSIAGKFKAFSINERSDGFDCPKLRKTMVRRSARSQLRNTAGIYKSSPAQAVQLALKPLFFEVPLQEPDPPFIGRQWLLRELSNILTTTETPGVLINGNPGTGKTALVLQLVEYSCFGRRKDVPYTETDGIYCQINIGHDRLKALASHIVGYHFCQADTNLTCLVPDFVHSLAAQLCQAPQLVAYRQYLINEPHLQNILCVKECIADAERVMRMAILEPLTILKRSGKIASKTCVILIDALCEAEYHRPDHGHTIGTFLAKMTQYFPSWLKVVATVRTQMLELVKGLSFTKMTLDSWASNDLLQKDMLDYITFRVNHSAEIQNNISGTIKEHTSGQLKFIGHLQALTKGSFLYAKLILDLIERGQLVIKSTSYKVLPVSLAQIFLLHFNLRFPTGSSFEKASPILNVCLAALYPLTLNAIYYTICALKTDEIMSWDEFLQRFKLLDGFLVKRIDNTYMFFHPSFREWLIRRDDGESMKFLCDFRLGHAAIAFRLSRLQPPLDPEQTLELGHHILKAHIYRNSKGPPSPRDMQSFWIASVTDSISAALGSLRNVYNPNMKVSRLLLLAGASPHYQTEFMGDATILCIAAHEGIVPMVSLLLEFGADVEKTNSQGCTPLILAAMKGHCDVLRLLVAAGSSLGQTDTTQRCALVHAARTGRLNVVKYLLASDWTPRQSSNDISLEKAMQQALIGAASQDHTTIVEDLLEMENVYINDIEPLSGETALTAAARNGCVDTVAVLLSRGGKVDGRNKFGATPLWLTVKEGHWAVAEKLLQNGAQIDEAVIPTKKTPLMIAAEEGLIGILELLIDRGASIDSEDSEGFTALSWACLRGRHTAAKCLIEKGCDKEHADNNGRTPLDLAAYQGSASLVQYLLDQGAKIEHIDINGMRPLDRAIACRNIQVVQVFLKRGAKLGPTTWSMAMGKPEILVVLLNKLLEDGNVLYRKNRFQEAAHRYQYALKKIANIETLLDKNSVFTQLRANLLLNLSRCKRKLNELDESTELATQAIDQKPTSYEGYYARAKAKMEQGLLNDALVDANEAMQKAAQSGVLPEVVEVLRRIQNELLVRITEVNHGNSMANGCNETESQNEMTDL from the exons AATCGCCAGGAGTCGATATCACCAGATTTTCGATATGCTAGCGTTGGCAAATTACCCAAATCATTAAGTTCCACGAATGGAGGAACAATCGCCACAACACtaccaacaccaacaacaacacaacaagCATCAACAACTGCCACCACAACATCATCTTCAGGCAATGACAATAACAACAGCTTTGGAGAAATCGCTAATGCTACAGCAGCAGCATTTGCTACACCACCACCGACTAGAAGAAGATTTttcaatcataaaaatttaaggaGTGCACTGACCGGTGGTCATCGGAGAACGGCATCTAATGGTTGTCCAATTGATACGTCATCAATTTTATCTG GTGGCGTTGGAGACGGTTTAAATTCGCCCTCTGTATCGAATGGCAAGCAACAAAATGAAGAGGAACTTCGAACTAGACTCGGTCTTCTCCTCGACACAGGAAAATCTAGCAGCTCGACAAACATCAGTCCCGACTCACAAACCCTTACCGAGTCCTCCGAGTACACCGAAACCAATAaccgtttcaaatcaaaagacTACAACAAGACATTCGGTAGTCAATTTTCGGTGGCCGCTAAAGATGAAGTTGGAAGTATTGCTGGAAAATTCAAAGCATTTTCCATCAACGAACGCTCTGATGGATTTGACTGTCCCAAATTGCGAAAGACAATGGTCAGACGATCGGCCAGATCGCAACTTCGCAATACTGCTGGGATCTATAAGTCAAGTCCGGCACAAGCCGTTCAACTTGCCCTTAAACCGTTATTTTTCGAAGTTCCACTTCAAGAACCCGATCCACCTTTCATTGGGCGCCAGTGGCTTTTACGAGAACTATCAAACATTCTCACAACAACCGAAACTCCTGGAGTACTGATAAATGGTAACCCTGGAACAGGCAAAACCGCCTTAGTTCTGCAGCTTGTCGAGTACTCATGTTTCGGTCGACGCAAGGATGTCCCCTACACTGAGACCGATGGAATCTATTGCCAGATTAATATTGGCCATGATAGGCTGAAAGCTCTTGCCTCTCATATTGTTGGCTATCATTTTTGCCAAGCTGACACGAATTTAACCTGTCTGGTGCCAGATTTCGTGCATTCTCTTGCCGCCCAGCTCTGCCAGGCTCCACAATTGGTTGCCTACCGGCAGTACCTCATAAATGAGCCACACCTTCAGAATATACTTTGCGTGAAAGAGTGCATTGCCGATGCTGAGAGAGTTATGCGAATGGCCATCCTAGAACCACTGACCATTTTAAAACGTTCTGGGAAAATCGCCTCAAAAACTTGTGTCATCCTTATCGATGCTTTGTGTGAAGCTGAATATCATCGACCCGATCATGGTCATACAATTGGAACATTTCTTGCCAAAATGACACAGTACTTTCCTTCATGGCTGAAAGTAGTTGCTACTGTTCGGACACAGATGTTGGAGCTCGTTAAGGGACTCTCTTTCACTAAGATGACTCTCGATAGCTGGGCTTCAAATGATCTCCTACAAAAAGACATGCTCGATTACATCACATTCCGAGTTAATCATAGCGCCGAAATTCAGAATAACATTTCTGGCACTATTAAAGAACACACTTCGGGACAATTGAAGTTTATTGGCCATCTTCAGGCGTTAACCAAAGGTTCGTTTTTGTATGCCAAACTAATTCTAGATCTCATCGAACGTGGACAATTGGTGATTAAGTCGACAAGTTACAAAGTGCTGCCAGTTTCCTTGGCGCAAATATTCTTACTGCACTTTAATCTGAGATTCCCGACTGGTTCGAGCTTTGAAAAAGCTTCTCCAATTCTGAATGTGTGCCTTGCTGCGCTTTACCCACTGACACTGAATGCCATTTACTATACGATATGTGCTCTCAAGACCGATGAGATCATGAGCTGGGATGAATTTCTACAGCGTTTCAAACTCCTCGATGGTTTTTTGGTCAAGCGCATAGATAACACTTATATGTTTTTCCATCCATCGTTTAGAGAGTGGCTTATCAGGAGAGATGATGGCGAGTCAATGAAGTTCTTGTGCGATTTCAGACTTGGCCATGCAGCTATTGCTTTCCGGTTGTCAAGACTACAGCCACCTCTTGACCCAGAGCAAACCTTAGAACTGGGCCATCATATTCTGAAAGCTCACATCTATCGGAATTCCAAAGGTCCACCATCACCAAGGGATATGCAGTCGTTTTGGATTGCAAGCGTCACAGACTCAATATCGGCAGCTTTAGGCTCCTTGCGGAATGTCTACAATCCAAACATGAAGGTGTCACGGCTACTTCTTCTGGCCGGTGCCTCGCCGCATTACCAAACAGAGTTTATGGGTGATGCAACAATACTTTGTATAGCTGCCCATGAGGGAATAGTTCCCATGGTTAGTTTGCTGTTAGAATTTGGAGCTGATGTTGAAAAGACAAACAGTCAAGGTTGTACACCTTTGATTTTGGCCGCAATGAAAGGTCATTGTGATGTTTTGCGTCTTTTGGTTGCTGCCGGCAGCAGCCTGGGACAGACAGACACTACCCAGAGGTGTGCGTTGGTTCATGCTGCGAGAACTGGAAGACTGAATGTTGTGAAGTATTTGCTGGCAAGTGACTGGACACCGAGACAGAGCAGCAATGACATAAGTCTGGAGAAGGCTATGCAGCAGGCTTTAATAGGAGCTGCATCGCAAGATCACACAACAATTGTGGAAGACTTGTTGGAAATGGAGAATGTCTATATTAATGACATTGAGCCGTTGAGCGGCGAAACAGCTTTAACAGCGGCTGCTAGAAATGGATGTGTCGATACTGTGGCAGTGTTGCTGTCTCGGGGAGGTAAAGTCGATGGGAGGAATAAATTCGGTGCGACCCCACTTTGGTTAACAGTGAAGGAAGGTCACTGGGCGGTTGCGGAAAAACTGCTTCAGAACGGAGCTCAAATCGACGAAGCAGTAATTCCCACTAAGAAAACTCCTTTGATGATAGCTGCCGAAGAGGGTCTAATAGGAATATTAGAGCTTCTCATCGATCGAGGTGCTTCAATTGACTCGGAAGACTCTGAAGGCTTTACGGCTTTATCTTGGGCGTGTTTGCGGGGCAGGCATACTGCTGCCAAATGTTTGATTGAAAAAGGCTGTGACAAGGAGCATGCCGATAACAATGGTCGCACACCACTCGATCTTGCCGCCTATCAGGGTTCCGCAAGTCTGGTGCAGTATCTGCTTGACCAAGGAGCCAAAATTGAGCATATCGATATAAACGGTATGCGGCCATTAGATAGGGCAATAGCTTGCCGAAATATCCAAGTTGTTCAGGTCTTTCTAAAGCGCGGAGCTAAATTAGGACCGACAACTTGGAGTATGGCCATGGGCAAACCAGAAATTTTGGTTGTCCTACTGAATAAGCTGCTAGAAGATGGCAAtgttttgtatagaaaaaatcGTTTCCAAGAAGCTGCTCATAGGTACCAGTATGCGCTGAAGAAGATCGCCAACATTGAAACTCTCTTGGACAAGAATTCTGTCTTCACGCAGCTTCGGGCAAACTTGTTGCTAAATCTTTCGCGGTGCAAGAGAAAATTAAAT GAACTTGACGAATCAACAGAATTAGCCACACAAGCTATCGACCAGAAACCAACGAGCTACGAAGGTTACTATGCCAGAGCTAAGGCTAAAATGGAACAAGGCCTACTAAATGATGCTTTAGTTGATGCAAATGAAGCCATGCAAAAGGCCGCCCAAAGCGGGGTCTTGCCAGAAGTTGTTGAAGTTTTGAGGCGAATTCAAAATGAATTACTTGTAAGAATTACTGAAGTCAACCACGGCAATAGCATGGCCAACGGTTGCAATGAGACTGAGTCTCAAAACGAAATGACCGACTTGTAG
- the LOC129919764 gene encoding protein TANC2 isoform X2, translating to MSLKDKLFQNTWGSNKTTGRRSGSGYSCSFLDLQSIRRLLEHETSGAVCPSCRISFDKGKRRKLIDTCGHERCYSCMFRNDQCPMCMNSSLKDVDCSNTQGYDTGIGGSTSTIVSPLGSPQPQLRSQLRTNAAALSKYMQNRQESISPDFRYASVGKLPKSLSSTNGGTIATTLPTPTTTQQASTTATTTSSSGNDNNNSFGEIANATAAAFATPPPTRRRFFNHKNLRSALTGGHRRTASNGCPIDTSSILSGGVGDGLNSPSVSNGKQQNEEELRTRLGLLLDTGKSSSSTNISPDSQTLTESSEYTETNNRFKSKDYNKTFGSQFSVAAKDEVGSIAGKFKAFSINERSDGFDCPKLRKTMVRRSARSQLRNTAGIYKSSPAQAVQLALKPLFFEVPLQEPDPPFIGRQWLLRELSNILTTTETPGVLINGNPGTGKTALVLQLVEYSCFGRRKDVPYTETDGIYCQINIGHDRLKALASHIVGYHFCQADTNLTCLVPDFVHSLAAQLCQAPQLVAYRQYLINEPHLQNILCVKECIADAERVMRMAILEPLTILKRSGKIASKTCVILIDALCEAEYHRPDHGHTIGTFLAKMTQYFPSWLKVVATVRTQMLELVKGLSFTKMTLDSWASNDLLQKDMLDYITFRVNHSAEIQNNISGTIKEHTSGQLKFIGHLQALTKGSFLYAKLILDLIERGQLVIKSTSYKVLPVSLAQIFLLHFNLRFPTGSSFEKASPILNVCLAALYPLTLNAIYYTICALKTDEIMSWDEFLQRFKLLDGFLVKRIDNTYMFFHPSFREWLIRRDDGESMKFLCDFRLGHAAIAFRLSRLQPPLDPEQTLELGHHILKAHIYRNSKGPPSPRDMQSFWIASVTDSISAALGSLRNVYNPNMKVSRLLLLAGASPHYQTEFMGDATILCIAAHEGIVPMVSLLLEFGADVEKTNSQGCTPLILAAMKGHCDVLRLLVAAGSSLGQTDTTQRCALVHAARTGRLNVVKYLLASDWTPRQSSNDISLEKAMQQALIGAASQDHTTIVEDLLEMENVYINDIEPLSGETALTAAARNGCVDTVAVLLSRGGKVDGRNKFGATPLWLTVKEGHWAVAEKLLQNGAQIDEAVIPTKKTPLMIAAEEGLIGILELLIDRGASIDSEDSEGFTALSWACLRGRHTAAKCLIEKGCDKEHADNNGRTPLDLAAYQGSASLVQYLLDQGAKIEHIDINGMRPLDRAIACRNIQVVQVFLKRGAKLGPTTWSMAMGKPEILVVLLNKLLEDGNVLYRKNRFQEAAHRYQYALKKIANIETLLDKNSVFTQLRANLLLNLSRCKRKLNELDESTELATQAIDQKPTSYEGYYARAKAKMEQGLLNDALVDANEAMQKAAQSGVLPEVVEVLRRIQNELLVRITEVNHGNSMANGCNETESQNEMTDL from the exons AATCGCCAGGAGTCGATATCACCAGATTTTCGATATGCTAGCGTTGGCAAATTACCCAAATCATTAAGTTCCACGAATGGAGGAACAATCGCCACAACACtaccaacaccaacaacaacacaacaagCATCAACAACTGCCACCACAACATCATCTTCAGGCAATGACAATAACAACAGCTTTGGAGAAATCGCTAATGCTACAGCAGCAGCATTTGCTACACCACCACCGACTAGAAGAAGATTTttcaatcataaaaatttaaggaGTGCACTGACCGGTGGTCATCGGAGAACGGCATCTAATGGTTGTCCAATTGATACGTCATCAATTTTATCTG GTGGCGTTGGAGACGGTTTAAATTCGCCCTCTGTATCGAATGGCAAGCAACAAAATGAAGAGGAACTTCGAACTAGACTCGGTCTTCTCCTCGACACAGGAAAATCTAGCAGCTCGACAAACATCAGTCCCGACTCACAAACCCTTACCGAGTCCTCCGAGTACACCGAAACCAATAaccgtttcaaatcaaaagacTACAACAAGACATTCGGTAGTCAATTTTCGGTGGCCGCTAAAGATGAAGTTGGAAGTATTGCTGGAAAATTCAAAGCATTTTCCATCAACGAACGCTCTGATGGATTTGACTGTCCCAAATTGCGAAAGACAATGGTCAGACGATCGGCCAGATCGCAACTTCGCAATACTGCTGGGATCTATAAGTCAAGTCCGGCACAAGCCGTTCAACTTGCCCTTAAACCGTTATTTTTCGAAGTTCCACTTCAAGAACCCGATCCACCTTTCATTGGGCGCCAGTGGCTTTTACGAGAACTATCAAACATTCTCACAACAACCGAAACTCCTGGAGTACTGATAAATGGTAACCCTGGAACAGGCAAAACCGCCTTAGTTCTGCAGCTTGTCGAGTACTCATGTTTCGGTCGACGCAAGGATGTCCCCTACACTGAGACCGATGGAATCTATTGCCAGATTAATATTGGCCATGATAGGCTGAAAGCTCTTGCCTCTCATATTGTTGGCTATCATTTTTGCCAAGCTGACACGAATTTAACCTGTCTGGTGCCAGATTTCGTGCATTCTCTTGCCGCCCAGCTCTGCCAGGCTCCACAATTGGTTGCCTACCGGCAGTACCTCATAAATGAGCCACACCTTCAGAATATACTTTGCGTGAAAGAGTGCATTGCCGATGCTGAGAGAGTTATGCGAATGGCCATCCTAGAACCACTGACCATTTTAAAACGTTCTGGGAAAATCGCCTCAAAAACTTGTGTCATCCTTATCGATGCTTTGTGTGAAGCTGAATATCATCGACCCGATCATGGTCATACAATTGGAACATTTCTTGCCAAAATGACACAGTACTTTCCTTCATGGCTGAAAGTAGTTGCTACTGTTCGGACACAGATGTTGGAGCTCGTTAAGGGACTCTCTTTCACTAAGATGACTCTCGATAGCTGGGCTTCAAATGATCTCCTACAAAAAGACATGCTCGATTACATCACATTCCGAGTTAATCATAGCGCCGAAATTCAGAATAACATTTCTGGCACTATTAAAGAACACACTTCGGGACAATTGAAGTTTATTGGCCATCTTCAGGCGTTAACCAAAGGTTCGTTTTTGTATGCCAAACTAATTCTAGATCTCATCGAACGTGGACAATTGGTGATTAAGTCGACAAGTTACAAAGTGCTGCCAGTTTCCTTGGCGCAAATATTCTTACTGCACTTTAATCTGAGATTCCCGACTGGTTCGAGCTTTGAAAAAGCTTCTCCAATTCTGAATGTGTGCCTTGCTGCGCTTTACCCACTGACACTGAATGCCATTTACTATACGATATGTGCTCTCAAGACCGATGAGATCATGAGCTGGGATGAATTTCTACAGCGTTTCAAACTCCTCGATGGTTTTTTGGTCAAGCGCATAGATAACACTTATATGTTTTTCCATCCATCGTTTAGAGAGTGGCTTATCAGGAGAGATGATGGCGAGTCAATGAAGTTCTTGTGCGATTTCAGACTTGGCCATGCAGCTATTGCTTTCCGGTTGTCAAGACTACAGCCACCTCTTGACCCAGAGCAAACCTTAGAACTGGGCCATCATATTCTGAAAGCTCACATCTATCGGAATTCCAAAGGTCCACCATCACCAAGGGATATGCAGTCGTTTTGGATTGCAAGCGTCACAGACTCAATATCGGCAGCTTTAGGCTCCTTGCGGAATGTCTACAATCCAAACATGAAGGTGTCACGGCTACTTCTTCTGGCCGGTGCCTCGCCGCATTACCAAACAGAGTTTATGGGTGATGCAACAATACTTTGTATAGCTGCCCATGAGGGAATAGTTCCCATGGTTAGTTTGCTGTTAGAATTTGGAGCTGATGTTGAAAAGACAAACAGTCAAGGTTGTACACCTTTGATTTTGGCCGCAATGAAAGGTCATTGTGATGTTTTGCGTCTTTTGGTTGCTGCCGGCAGCAGCCTGGGACAGACAGACACTACCCAGAGGTGTGCGTTGGTTCATGCTGCGAGAACTGGAAGACTGAATGTTGTGAAGTATTTGCTGGCAAGTGACTGGACACCGAGACAGAGCAGCAATGACATAAGTCTGGAGAAGGCTATGCAGCAGGCTTTAATAGGAGCTGCATCGCAAGATCACACAACAATTGTGGAAGACTTGTTGGAAATGGAGAATGTCTATATTAATGACATTGAGCCGTTGAGCGGCGAAACAGCTTTAACAGCGGCTGCTAGAAATGGATGTGTCGATACTGTGGCAGTGTTGCTGTCTCGGGGAGGTAAAGTCGATGGGAGGAATAAATTCGGTGCGACCCCACTTTGGTTAACAGTGAAGGAAGGTCACTGGGCGGTTGCGGAAAAACTGCTTCAGAACGGAGCTCAAATCGACGAAGCAGTAATTCCCACTAAGAAAACTCCTTTGATGATAGCTGCCGAAGAGGGTCTAATAGGAATATTAGAGCTTCTCATCGATCGAGGTGCTTCAATTGACTCGGAAGACTCTGAAGGCTTTACGGCTTTATCTTGGGCGTGTTTGCGGGGCAGGCATACTGCTGCCAAATGTTTGATTGAAAAAGGCTGTGACAAGGAGCATGCCGATAACAATGGTCGCACACCACTCGATCTTGCCGCCTATCAGGGTTCCGCAAGTCTGGTGCAGTATCTGCTTGACCAAGGAGCCAAAATTGAGCATATCGATATAAACGGTATGCGGCCATTAGATAGGGCAATAGCTTGCCGAAATATCCAAGTTGTTCAGGTCTTTCTAAAGCGCGGAGCTAAATTAGGACCGACAACTTGGAGTATGGCCATGGGCAAACCAGAAATTTTGGTTGTCCTACTGAATAAGCTGCTAGAAGATGGCAAtgttttgtatagaaaaaatcGTTTCCAAGAAGCTGCTCATAGGTACCAGTATGCGCTGAAGAAGATCGCCAACATTGAAACTCTCTTGGACAAGAATTCTGTCTTCACGCAGCTTCGGGCAAACTTGTTGCTAAATCTTTCGCGGTGCAAGAGAAAATTAAAT GAACTTGACGAATCAACAGAATTAGCCACACAAGCTATCGACCAGAAACCAACGAGCTACGAAGGTTACTATGCCAGAGCTAAGGCTAAAATGGAACAAGGCCTACTAAATGATGCTTTAGTTGATGCAAATGAAGCCATGCAAAAGGCCGCCCAAAGCGGGGTCTTGCCAGAAGTTGTTGAAGTTTTGAGGCGAATTCAAAATGAATTACTTGTAAGAATTACTGAAGTCAACCACGGCAATAGCATGGCCAACGGTTGCAATGAGACTGAGTCTCAAAACGAAATGACCGACTTGTAG